A stretch of DNA from Pseudonocardia hierapolitana:
GCGATCGGGTCGTCGTCGCCACGCACTACCCCATCTGGGACCGGGGCCTGTACTTCGCGCGGATGGAGGCGAGCCGCTCGTACTGCGTCGCGGCGCGCGTTCGCGGCGAACCCACCCGGGGCATGTCGATCACGACCGGCGCCGACACGTGGTCCTACCGCTCGGCGGGTGACCTGATGATCGTGCTCGGGAAGGGCCACCCGACGGGCGCGCGCGGCGTCGACCACTCCTGCTACACCGCGGTCGAGAAGCACCTGCGCGAGCACTGGGACGTGGAGCAGGTGACGCACCGCTGGTCGGCGCAGGACCCGACGCCCTACGACCACACCCCGATGATCGGTGGCTACACGCCGGGGAGCACGCGGATGTACGTGGCCTCCGGCTTCGCGAAGTGGGGCCTGACCGGCGGCACGATGGCCGCGGCGATCCTCTCCGAGCAGCTCACCGGCGGGCCGGGCACGGACGTGTTCAGCCCGCACCGGTTCTCCCCGCGCGGGCTGCCGCAGCTCGCCCGCATCAACGTGAAGGCGGGAGTGGACCTCGTCGGCGACCGGCTGATGCCGGGGCAGATCTCCTCGGCGGCGGACCTCGCGCCGGACTCGGCGGGGGTGGTGCGCTCGGGCGTCGACCGCACCGGCGTGTACCGCGATCCCGACGGCGGCCTGCACGCCGTGTCGATGCGCTGCACCCACCTGGGCTGCCTCGTTCGGTTCAACGCCGCCGAGAAGAGCTGGGACTGCCCCTGCCACGGCTCCCGGTTCGACGTCGACGGCGAGGTGCTGGAAGGGCCCGCGGTGCGGCCGCTGTCCCGGCGCAACCCGCCGGGTGAGTGAGCGGCGTCACGAATCTGAGGGCGCAGTAGCGTCCTCCTCGCTCTGGCGGGTGGCGGCAATACCGGGGGCGCCGCTACCCGCCACCCGTCCGCGCAGCACCACCGGCAGCGCCATCGCGATCAGCAGGCCACCGGCGGCGAGCAGCGGGGCCCCGCCAACGGCCCAGGCGGCGTACACGCCGAACGTCGCGAGCTCGGTGCCCAGGCCCGCCACGGAGGTCACGGTGGCGCGCGTGGCGCTCGCGATCCGCTCCTGCAACCGCGCGTCGAGGACCACGAGCAGCGCCCGGTAGCCGCCGTAGAACGCCGCGACGGCGACCACGCCCGCCGGATGCCCCCCGAGCCCGGCGGCGCCGAGGAGCACCATCGCCGCCCCGAGGACCACTCCCAGCAGCCAGGCGGGCAGGCGGGCGGCCACTCCCCCGAGCGCCGCGCCCGCCGTCCCGCCCAGCACGATCGGCACGGCCGCGAGCGGGACCGCCGCCAGCGGGATCCCCCAGTCCGCCAGCAGGAGCGGGAAGTACTCCTCGACCGCGTCGTAGGCGGCGAGGACGGCGACCGCCAGCAACACCGGCCGCAGGCCGGGGATGCGGGCCGCGTCCCCGAGACCGGTGCGCAGGGTCGCGACGTAGCCGACCCCGCCACCGACGTCGCGGCGGGGCGGTTCCGGAAGCGTCGCGGCGACCCCGGCGGCGGCGAGGCATGTGCCCACGCTCACCCAGCCGACCAGCGGGAACCCGCCCGCCACGAAGAGCCACGTGGCCGCGAGCGCCGCCGGGAGCTGTGCCACCAGCTCCATGGCCGAGACCCAGCCCGCGACCCGCGCGTAGTGCTCCGCCGCCCCGGCCGCATCGAGCCCGTCGTAGAGCAGAGCCTCCTTCGCTCCGGAGACGAGCGAACCGCCGAACCCCCAGAGCACGAAGCCGAGCGCGAACCCGGGGAAGCCGGGCAGCAGCACCCACGCGGCATAGCCGCCCGCCTGCAGCACACCCGCCGCCACGAGGCACGACCGTCGGGAGAACCGGTCGGCGAGCGCACCGGACGGCACCTCGGCGAGCATCGCGACCGCCGACCAGATGGCGAACAGCGCCGAGACCTGCGCGACGGACAACCCGGTGGCCGTGAACAACAGCGCGTACAGCGGGTAGAACGGGACGACGTCGGCGAGCAGCGCCCACCCCACCATCCGACGGGCGAGCGGGCGCGCGGGAGGCGGCAGGGTGCGTCAACCGGGCACGGCCCGGAGGCTAACCCCATCCGTTCTCCCGGCACAGCGATTTCGCTCCTGGCAAGATCGAGATCGTGCTCACGCCTTCGGTGCACCTCGTGACGGGGATCCAGGCGGCCGGCAAGTCGACGGTGGCACAGGCCCTCGCCGAGCGGCTGCCCGGCCGCACCGTGCACGTGCACGGCGACCAGTTCCGCCGCTGGATCGTGGGCGGGCGGGCCGAGATGACCCCGGACGCCGGCCCGGAAGCCGTGCGCCAGCTGCGGCTCCGGCACCTGCTCACGGCCCGCACCTGCGACACCTACGCCGACGCAGGCTTCACCGTGGTGGCCCAGGACGTCGTGCTGGGCGACGAGCTCCCGGGGATGGTGGAGGAGATCCGCACCCGGCCGCTGCACGTGGTCGTCCTCGCCCCGCGGGCGCACGCCGTTGCGGCCCGGGAGGCGCACCGCGGGAAGCGGGCCTACGGCCCGTGGACGGTGGACGCGCTCGACCGGGCGTTGCGGGCCGAGACACCGCGCATCGGGCTGTGGCTCGACAGCTCCGAGCTGTCCGTCGCCGAGACCGTCGAGGAGATCGTGCGCCGGGCCGACGAGTCACGGGTCGCCTGACGGCCCGTGTCGCGACGCTGTCGCGAACATCCAATGGCGGTGGGCCCGTCCCGTGCGAACCTGCCAGCGTGTACGGCTACATCGGCAGCATGCGCACCAGCCCCGGCAAGCGCGAGGAGGTCATCGCCCACCTGTTGAAGAGCCTCGACGGCCTGCCGGCCGCCGGCTGCCTGTCCTACGTCGTGAGCGAATGCCCGGACGACGACGACCGCATCTGGGTCACCGAGGTGTGGGAGAGCGCCGAGCACCACGCGGCCTCCCTGCAGCTCCCCGAGACGCGGGCCGCGATCGCTACCGCAATGCCCCTGCTCACCGGCGAGTTCACCAGGCAGGAGACGCGCGTGGTGGGCGGGCTCGGGCTCCCGTAGGCCGCCCGGTTGGCCTGCGCCGGGCCCGGGTAGCCCGGTCTGGTGGCGGAGCACGAGACTGCGACTTTCGAGACCGCGACCTTCGACACCGCGATCTTCGACGTCGACGGCACGCTCGTGGACACGAACTACCACCACGCACTGGCCTGGTTCCGGGCGTTCCGCCGGCACGACCTGACCATCCCGGCGTGGCGGCTGCACCGCGCGATCGGGATGGGCGGTGACCACGTGGTGCCTGCTGTCGCCGGAGACGACGTGGAGGAGCGGCTCGGCGAGCAATTGCGCGCCGACTGGGCCGACGAGTTCGACGCGCTGCTCGGCGAGATCCAGCCCTTCGACGGGGTGCGTGAGCTGCTCGACGACGTGCGCCGCCGGGGCTTCACGCTCGTGCTCGCCAGCTCGGGCAAGGCCGAGCACGTCGATCACTACCTGAGCCTGTTCGGCGGAGCGGACCTCGCCGAGGCCTGGACCACGTCGGCCGACGTCGAGCAGACCAAGCCGGAGCCGGACCTGCTGCAGGTCGCGCTGGAGAAGGTCGCAGGCCGTTCGGCGGTGCTGGTCGGCGACTCGGTGTGGGACTTCCGCGCAGGCGCCCGGCTCGGGACACCGGGCTATGGGCTGCGCACCGGCGGCTTCTCCGTCGACGAGCTGCGCGAGGCCGGGGCTCTGGAGGTCTTCGATTCTCCGGCCCAGCTGCACGAACGCCTGGACCACACCCTGCTCGCGAAGGCCACCGGCTGACCTGCCATGTGTGCCGGAAGCTGACCTACATCGCCCCTACGGTCGTCCACGACGACGACCGAGGAGGACGGATGATCCACGAGGCAGCGGTGTTCCAGCTCGCCGACGAGGCCGCGGTGCGCGCCTTCACGCTGGTCGGGGCGGAGGACATGGACAGCGTGCTGCCACCGCTGTTCGACATGCCCGGCGCGGACCAGCCCCGTCCGTTGCGCGAAGTGCTCGCGCACGCCGCCTACGACGAGGCCTGGATCCCGGACATGCTCGCCGGGCGAACGATGGACGAGGTCGGCCGGTACGCCTACGACGGCGACCTGCTCGGCGACGACCCGCACGGCAACATCGCCCGCATCGCCGAGCGCGCCCGCTCCGCCGCCGCGCGGGTGACCGACCGCGACGCCGTCGTCCACTGCGGGTACGGCGACGTCGCGGCGTGGGACTACTTCTGGCAGCTCAACGTCGCGCGCACGCTCGCCGCCCACGACATCGCGCGGCACCTGGGCGCCGAGTCGCCGGTCTCGGAGGAACTGGCGCGGGCGATGTGGGAGGGCACCGCTCCTGCCGCGGACATGTGGCGGTCGTTCGGGATCTACCGCACGGAGGTGGAAGTCCCCGACGGCGCGTCCTGGCGTGCGCGCTACCTCGCCCTCACCGGCCGGAACGAGTCGTAACGCCCGCACCGGCGGGAGCGAGCCCCGCCCATGTTCAACTCCACGGCACCTTTCGCCATGCAGCCCGGCGAGGGTCCGGTCCTCGAGACGCCAACGGGCGACGCGATCACGGTGAAGGCCGACACCAGGAGCACCAACGGCTCGCTGACGGTGCTCGAACTGCTGGTCGCACCGAAGTCGGGGCCTGCGCTGCACATCCACGTGCGCGAGGACGAGGTGTGGTGGGTGCTCGAGGGCGACTTCCGGTTTAAGGCAGGTGACACCCTGCTCCGGGCCTCGACCGGCGGCATGGCCTTCGGGCCGCGGGGCCTGCCGCACAACTTCCAGAACGTCGGCGACGCGCCGGGACGGCTGCTGATCGTCACCTCGCCGTCCGGGGTGGAGCGGTTCTTCGAGCAGTTCGCCGCCCTGCCCGGCCCGGTGGACGCCGGCGCGCTGGCCGCCGTCGGACACGCGAACTGGATCGAGTTCATCGGCCCGCCACTCGCGGTGTCCGATCCGCTCTAGGTGCCCACTCGCTTAGGCTCCCGGGCATGGTGGACACGCAGTACGAAGACCTGCTCCGCCACGTGCTCGGCTCGGGCGCCCGCAAGGGGGACCGCACCGGCACGGGCACGCGCTCGATCTTCGGTCACCAGCTGCGCTACCGGCTGTCCGACGGCTTCCCGCTGATCACGACGAAGAAGGTCCACTTCCGCTCGATCGCCTACGAGCTGCTGTGGTTCCTGCGCGGCGACGCGAACGTCACGTGGCTGCAGGAGAACGGCGTCACGATCTGGGACGAGTGGGCGGCGCCGGACGGTGATCTCGGCCCGGTCTACGGCGTGCAGTGGCGGTCGTGGCCGACCCCGGACGGCGGGCACGTCGACCAGGTCAGCGACGTGCTGCGCACGCTGCGCGAGAACCCCGACTCCCGGCGGATGATCGTGTCCGCGTGGAACGTCGCCGACATCCCGCGGATGGCGCTGCCGCCGTGCCACGCGTTCTTCCAGTTCTACGTCGCCGACGGCAAGCTGTCCTGCCAGCTGTACCAGCGCAGCGCGGACCTGTTCCTCGGCGTGCCGTTCAACATCGCGAGCTACGCGCTGCTGACGCACATGATCGCCGAGCAGGTGGGCCTCCGCGTCGGTGACTTCGTCTGGACCGGCGGCGACTGCCACATCTACGACAACCACACCGACCAGGTCCGCACGCAGCTCGCACGCGAGCCGCGGCCGTTCCCCACCCTGAGCCTGAAGCCGGCGGACAGCCTGTTCGACTACACCTACGAGCACATCACGCTCGACGGCTACGACCCGCACCCGGCCATCA
This window harbors:
- a CDS encoding HAD family hydrolase, whose protein sequence is MAEHETATFETATFDTAIFDVDGTLVDTNYHHALAWFRAFRRHDLTIPAWRLHRAIGMGGDHVVPAVAGDDVEERLGEQLRADWADEFDALLGEIQPFDGVRELLDDVRRRGFTLVLASSGKAEHVDHYLSLFGGADLAEAWTTSADVEQTKPEPDLLQVALEKVAGRSAVLVGDSVWDFRAGARLGTPGYGLRTGGFSVDELREAGALEVFDSPAQLHERLDHTLLAKATG
- a CDS encoding phosphotransferase-like protein, translating into MLTPSVHLVTGIQAAGKSTVAQALAERLPGRTVHVHGDQFRRWIVGGRAEMTPDAGPEAVRQLRLRHLLTARTCDTYADAGFTVVAQDVVLGDELPGMVEEIRTRPLHVVVLAPRAHAVAAREAHRGKRAYGPWTVDALDRALRAETPRIGLWLDSSELSVAETVEEIVRRADESRVA
- a CDS encoding thymidylate synthase, producing MVDTQYEDLLRHVLGSGARKGDRTGTGTRSIFGHQLRYRLSDGFPLITTKKVHFRSIAYELLWFLRGDANVTWLQENGVTIWDEWAAPDGDLGPVYGVQWRSWPTPDGGHVDQVSDVLRTLRENPDSRRMIVSAWNVADIPRMALPPCHAFFQFYVADGKLSCQLYQRSADLFLGVPFNIASYALLTHMIAEQVGLRVGDFVWTGGDCHIYDNHTDQVRTQLAREPRPFPTLSLKPADSLFDYTYEHITLDGYDPHPAIKAPVAV
- a CDS encoding MFS transporter is translated as MVGWALLADVVPFYPLYALLFTATGLSVAQVSALFAIWSAVAMLAEVPSGALADRFSRRSCLVAAGVLQAGGYAAWVLLPGFPGFALGFVLWGFGGSLVSGAKEALLYDGLDAAGAAEHYARVAGWVSAMELVAQLPAALAATWLFVAGGFPLVGWVSVGTCLAAAGVAATLPEPPRRDVGGGVGYVATLRTGLGDAARIPGLRPVLLAVAVLAAYDAVEEYFPLLLADWGIPLAAVPLAAVPIVLGGTAGAALGGVAARLPAWLLGVVLGAAMVLLGAAGLGGHPAGVVAVAAFYGGYRALLVVLDARLQERIASATRATVTSVAGLGTELATFGVYAAWAVGGAPLLAAGGLLIAMALPVVLRGRVAGSGAPGIAATRQSEEDATAPSDS
- a CDS encoding putative quinol monooxygenase, which encodes MYGYIGSMRTSPGKREEVIAHLLKSLDGLPAAGCLSYVVSECPDDDDRIWVTEVWESAEHHAASLQLPETRAAIATAMPLLTGEFTRQETRVVGGLGLP
- a CDS encoding FAD-dependent oxidoreductase; the protein is MPSTTTAAQSLWLAALPATIYPPPSGERAFDVLVLGGGITGLTTALLLKRRGARVAVVEAGRVGAGVSGNNTAKVTALQSTVLTSIGRTRGAEVADEYAARSLAAVELVDELSTAEGIDCDLERRDAFTVAVRDAELADVEREFEAARRAGLSVEMTAAVDLPYPVAGAVRLPDQVAFHPVKYVSGLAAAVDGDGCRVFERTRALRVTEGRPVQIETTRGALTGDRVVVATHYPIWDRGLYFARMEASRSYCVAARVRGEPTRGMSITTGADTWSYRSAGDLMIVLGKGHPTGARGVDHSCYTAVEKHLREHWDVEQVTHRWSAQDPTPYDHTPMIGGYTPGSTRMYVASGFAKWGLTGGTMAAAILSEQLTGGPGTDVFSPHRFSPRGLPQLARINVKAGVDLVGDRLMPGQISSAADLAPDSAGVVRSGVDRTGVYRDPDGGLHAVSMRCTHLGCLVRFNAAEKSWDCPCHGSRFDVDGEVLEGPAVRPLSRRNPPGE
- a CDS encoding cupin domain-containing protein; this translates as MFNSTAPFAMQPGEGPVLETPTGDAITVKADTRSTNGSLTVLELLVAPKSGPALHIHVREDEVWWVLEGDFRFKAGDTLLRASTGGMAFGPRGLPHNFQNVGDAPGRLLIVTSPSGVERFFEQFAALPGPVDAGALAAVGHANWIEFIGPPLAVSDPL